From a region of the Asterias amurensis chromosome 2, ASM3211899v1 genome:
- the LOC139954131 gene encoding meiosis expressed gene 1 protein homolog: MESVIPAAGAKPKSLRRPKHWSEEVEEAYRLQVAGYRDAMEYNTVKGDIQRWPKSGYIKKLQRKDGNFYYYNKGRECADKDVNKIKLYTY, translated from the exons ATGGAAAGTGTTATTCCAGCTGCTGGTGCTAAGCCAAAGTCTCTCCGCAGACCTAAACATTGGTCAGAGGAAGTTGAGGAAGCCTACAGACTTCAGGTTGCTGGTTATAGAGATGCCATGGAATACAACACAGTCAAAGGAGAT ATCCAAAGATGGCCGAAGTCGGGCTACATTAAGAAACTCCAACGCAAAGATGGCAACTTCTATTACTACAACAAAGGCCGGGAGTGTGCTGATAAAGATGTTAACAAGATCAAGTTGTACACCTACTAA